The Ruminococcaceae bacterium R-25 genomic interval TAAGCCTCACATAATATTAGTAGAAGAGCCTGACAAACAGGCAATGAACCAAACCGTGCAAGAATTGCACGGTTTTTTTATTTCATTAGGAGGAAAGAAAACAGATATGAAGAACATGATGAAATCCTATTTAGGAGACGATTACAGCAGCAACCATTTGAGGAACTTCTGCCTTTACTGGCTGAAGGGGATGGCTTTAGGACCGGAATGGGAAGACACCGTAGAGGGCCGCGCCGCCTTCGATGAGTGGCGCAGGAAGAATGATCTGGACTGCCTGTACTTTGACGGTGACCTTTGCGCTGACACTCTGATGAGTGCCTGGACCATCATCAAGTGGGTTGCAGAATACCTGAACATGGAGTACGGCATTAAGTTTTCTAAATGCGAAAAGGATTTAAAGCTCCTTGCTGCAGACCGCGATGCTTATCTGCCTGCAAAAGACGATTTGGTAAAACTCTTGGACAGATTCTTAGAACTTGCCGAGAGACGCTGCAACTATATCCTTCTTCCTGACCGCCGCATGAATAATGACAGGTACGAATTTAGAAGGAGCGCCAAGTATATAAAGTTCTTCGATCAGGTACCCGCAACGCTCTGGCATGTCTTTTGTAAGGAAACTCTGGGACAGTATTTTCTTGGTGATAACGGTGAAGTTGATGAGCGCAAAGTAGAGGAATGGATCAGGCGGGAGAAGCTTCAGATGGGATTTGCCAACCGTGTAATCAGCCAGGAGAATGTTATCCCGCTGACTTCAACAGCAAGACTCTATTTCGGCAAACGGCTTAAGACGAGAAGCGATCTTGAAGAAGCGCTCAGGTACATGATCTGTTTTCTTGAGCAGAGAGAAAAAGAAATCGGAGGTGATTTAGATGAATGAACTGTTGGAAGGCAATGTTTACAGATTAGGAAGCGTGATGGAGATCACAGGGTATCAAGGTTACATCTTAATGGAAGAAGATGCGTATACAGGTAAGGACAGTACAGTGATTGACCTTGGACTTAGAAGGAAGCTCAATATTCCCTATACCAAGGCTTATCTGATCCTTGTAAATAACCATGCATCAAGAGTTAATGAGTTTTCAGGCAAGAACAACAAGCTTAGCACGATCTTATCTGACATGGGTATCAATGCGAAAATAAAGGCCGGTTATTCCAAGGGTAAGAACGCTTGGCATTACGCGATTGGAAAAGGTCCTAACAGCAGCACGAAGGGAATCTTTGGCAAGCACGGTTATGCGGTGCAGGACAGGATCTGGACTGACTGCTGGGAATTTGATTTCAGTATGCGTCTCTTTAATCCCGGATGGGTCAGGATCGGAGGTGTTAATACGGACTGGCTTTCCACAAGCCGTTGGGTTTTGGACGATGTTATGGATAAAGGTTCAAAGCTTATCAGGACGGCGCTCACCAAAGAGGTGGATATCAGTGAAGAGAAGTACAGGAAGGTGCTCAAAAAGGCCGGGCTTGAAGAAAGCTTATTTATGGATTAAAGGGAGGTGAAAAATTTGGAAAAGAACAAAGATGTAAAGCTATACACCGGACTATCGTATAACCTGTCGCGCGTTCTGGATGTCGGAGAGAAGTATAAAGCATATATTCTTAAAAGCAGATTGAGCAGCCGCAGATTTTTAGCAGATCTCGGCAGGCGCAGATATCTTTATCTGGACAGGACCTCTTATCTTGTCCTGGTATCAGACAGAAGCGTGAAGATATATAAGCTCAAAGCTGATGGGAATGATCTCCGTGAAGGATTGCCTGTAATAAGGATTAAGAATGAGTTAGAGCAGCGCGGGATAAAGTGCAGGTCGATTGCTGATTACGCGAAAATGACGTATTCATTTGGAACCGCTTGGGAGCGTTCGCTTAGGGCAAGTTCGGCAGTCTTCTCAAAATACGGATTTGCCACACAGTATTACTTCTGGAACGACTGCGATGATTATGAATTTGAGATCCGTTTTGTGAAGAGAGGACATATCCGTATAGGCGGTCGGGATATTATGACGATCAGATCGTTCCACGGTACGGAAGATGTCATGAGTATGGCCGGTGAGTATATCGAATTGGCCCTTACCGGTCCTGCTGAAATGAGCATATCCGGTTTTGAGGACAGAATGAAGCAAGCAGGCCTCGAAAACCAGCTCAGAGGCGTTTATTTTAACCTGCCGGACTGGTTGATGTGATAATCTAAAATCTAATAGAAGGACTAATTTATGTGCGAGGAATTATTAAAAGCTGCAACGGAAGAGAACATAAAAAAGTACTGCAAATTGGTAGGAAAGTTTCCTGATCTGGTCAGCAAAAAGGTGCTGGATTATCTTATCGGTGCGGATTACTTTACCGCGCCGTCCTCATTCAAGTACCACGGCAACTGGGTCGGCGGGAACTTCGACCACAGCATGAAGGTGACAGAACTCCTCTTGGAATATACGGAGAACGAACACCTCAAGTGGGACCGTGAAGAGTCGCCTTACATAATCGGACTGTTCCATGATTTGTGTAAGAGCGACCAGAGGCGCTTCATATTCAATGACGGTGAGATGGTGATCGTCTCAGGAAATTCTCCTGACAGGAGACACAGCGAGAAGTCTATTGAACTGATCGAGAGAAACATAATCTGCATGACTGTTGAAGAGAAACTCTGCATCTACTACCACATGGGTGAGTACGGTGGAGATGACGAATACCAGGCACTGATGGCGAAGCTGATGGAAAAGAACCGGAACATCAAATACACGCAGATGGCAGATACTGCCGCAGCGAAAATGGGAATCTGAATATAGGAGGTAGATCATGAAAGTATTAGTTATACCTGATGTCCACTTAAAGCCTGAGATCTTTGAAAAGGCTATGGAAATAATGAAAAACTCTGACTGCGAAAGAGCCGTTGTAGTAGGCGACATTGCAGACGACTGGGGCATGGAAAGAGACGTTAAATTATATGAGGAGACCTTGAAGAAGGCTTTGGAATTTGCAAAAAGATATCCTGATACACTCTGGTGCTACGGCAACCACGACCTGGCATATATCTGGGACAAGTTCGATCACCCGGGTTTCTCTCCATATGCTCAGGACACGGTCTGTGAGTATTTCAATTATCTGGATGATACTGTCAGCCTCGCTATAATGCACCGCATCGATAACGTCATATTCTCCCATGCAGGACTTACGAAAGAATTCGTTGATTATTACCTTGCCGAATACAGGGACGATGTTGATGCCTTGGTAGACGCGGTCAACGGACTGGACGAAGGCGAACTGTGGGATGACACGAGCCCCATCTGGGCACGTCCCCAGTACAACTATGTAGAAGGAGACATGTATCCGCCCGAATATCTTCAGGTAGTTGGGCACACACCGGTAAGGCGCATTACTGACCAGGGCGGTCTTATAACCGTTGATACGTTCTCAACAGACAGCTTAGGCCATCCGATAGGCACAGAAGACCTGTGCTGGGTTGATACTGAGACAAAAGATTGGGGCATTATTTAATTGCCCATTTCAAAATGTCAAAAAACGTTGTAAAATTCTAAATACACAACGAAGCAAACTTGTACCTCATCGGGATAATAAGGAGGTAAATATGTTGAATGCTGAAAGTTTGAAAAAACTTATTTCCAATAGTGACTCCTATTCAAAGGAAGATTACTATAATGCTTTTCTGGACGTAACAGAACAATACTTAAACGAGCTCATGAACACATTGGCTTACGAGAACAAGCTTCTTGAAACACTTGACGAACAAGAAGCTGAAGAGCTGATGGAGAGCGTGGCCGAAGAAACCGCTGCCAAATTCTATGAGAACGCCGATATGTTTGACGAAGACAAGGTCTCCAGGATCAACAAACTCATTGGTTTTGTCGAGGAAGAATTCGGAGAGATCGGTGACGACGGAGAAATGGACGACGATCTCTGATCTATCAGAAGCATAGAGAGTACTGGCACATTAAGGCGTTGAGCATTCCCATCAGGGAGGTAACCTTTTATGAAGCAGACAGAACAAGAAATCTTCAATACCCTGCATATTAAGCTTCCGGTTTCTGATTTTCAGAATCACGACACTCCTGAAAAATTCATTGAATTATTCAATAATCTCATGATCCGCATGTCTGAAGGCGGCCTTGCACCCATGCCCCTGATGAATTTTACAGTAGTTACTCTGGACTTATCAGGACAGGGTGCTGAGGATGAGTACCCGGATGTCTGCCGTTCCGATCTGTTTGTGAAGGTCGAGGACGAATTGGGAAATAAATGGTTCCCGTTATTCAGCGAGAGAGCCGAAATAAGCGAGGACTTAAGAAACTCAAATGTTGTCAAAGAAGTTCCGATAAGAGAGATCATCTATGCCGGATATTTTGAAAAAGATGTCCAGGGTGTAGTAATTAATCCTAATTCACAGTGCTTCTCGTTACATAAGGAATACCTTAAGCTTATGGTAGGTCAGGAAGATATGTATGGTGAGGCATGGAAAGATTGTTTGAGGATGGCAGATGACGAAGAAGGATGATATTATATTATTGTGGAAAACAAAAAAGTAATTCATGGGTATATGCTTTCCCCCGTGAATTTACTCCTTTCTAAGAGCAACCCGGTAGCGATGCCGGGTTGTTCTTGTTTTGGGGGTAAATCACACGCTTCTTCGTCAAACTTGAATGTGTATCGAAAACGCTTAATTTATATGTGTTTTCGATACAACGAACCTCAATGATGTATCGACAAGGGACACTTTTATGAGGTTTTCGATACAAAAACGCGAATTTGTATCGAAAATGGGGTGTTCTTTATGGTTTTCGATACACCAAAGTGCGACCGTGTATCGAAATGGAGGTTTTTTTCGAGGTTTTCGATACAGTTGAGTTTGTGGTGCAAGGTCACAAGTTGGCTTGTGCATTTGCTGGCCTGAAAAATGCACAATAATTACACAAACTCCGATTTGTTTATTTCATAGTCGGGACGCTTTTTCGAAAGCATTAATCAAAAATCTTCTCATATCGCCATGTTATAATTTCTGTCAGGAGCTCTTATTAAATTATTGGCTCAGTTTAAAAATATTTATGCCGGTTTTTAACTTCGTCATAATATATTTTATTAAGCGCCAAGGTTAATCACTCGCGAAGTTTTATATGAACCAAGACTATCAGGAAGGCAGTGTAATTACGTGATAGATTATGAAACAATTGCAAGGGGCAATCACAGAAGCGGCATGAACTGCGCTATGGCAGTTTACGATGCTCTGGGTATGAATAATCCCAATAAGACTGCTGCTCCGCGCCCGAGAGAAAACGGCGGCATGTGCGGAGCTGTTCTGGCAGCAGAGCAGACCATCCGTGAGCTGGGCGGCACCGATGAAGATATTGCCGAATTTGAGAGACGGTTCATTGAGAAGCATAAGTACTTAAAGTGCGGAGAATTAAGAGGCTTTCTTTCCGGCAAATGCAATGACTATGTCGGCACGGCAGCTGCAATAGTAGGGCAGATGGGAATAATAGAATAAGGTGAGCACCATGAAATCCAAAGCAGGGGACATTATTAAAACGATAATTTCAGTGATCCTGAACTGCTTTATTGTTCTGGTCGGATTCTGGTTCATTCTCACCGCCATTTATATACCGGCCAATACAAATGAATATTATTTCCTTAAAACTCCCAGCATTTGGGAAGGAAGGGAATTAACCCTTATTCAGGACGTTACTGTAGATAATTCAGGTCACAGCGACAACCCGGTAACGCTTAAGAAGGGTACTGTTATCACGTCTGAGGAAATCCGTCAAAATGGTGTGCGTTATGTTGATGATATTGACGGAGAACACTACCATCAAGATATTCCTCTGGAATGCTTCGAAGAATGCGAGGCGCTAAAAGAGGAATTAAAGGAAATAGCTGCAAGTAACAAGAAACGCAGAATAGAAATAATGATGCCGGCAAACATCACGATCCTTATCGTGGGCGGTCTCTATCTGACGGCAGCTGTTTACTTAACATTTAAATTCATAAAAAAGGATAAGCGCAAGATAGCTGTTCTTTCAACCATATTACTTACTGTGGTATTAGTTCTTATACTTGCTGCATTGTCAATTTATACGGTTTGCTTTCATGCTGTAATCCACAAATGAAATTTAAGCGTGCAGCTTACGTTTTTATTGCTATCATTTAACGAGATTCGTATTTAGTGAGGATAAGGAAATGAGTAATTCCGAAAAGGGAGTTCTATATGGCACGGACGAGGCCGCTGATAAGCAGAAAGCCTTAAGAGCGTCTGGCAATATGGATGCCGGTTTTCAGGAGATGGCAGATAAAGTTTATGCGCATCTTACTGATGAGATATCGAAAAAGATCTTTGAGGCCAGGCTCAAATATGCTGCCGAAAAGGATTTAGGCTATATCACTGGTCTTGAGTCAAAGTACAGGAATCTTAACAGCGACATGCAGGTTTATGTCGAGAAGATCCAGAAGGGCGCGCACGTCATGATCTACGGCGCAGGCGTTGCGGGGCATTATCTTTTCGGAAGATTTAAAGGGTTTGGCGTTAATGTTGACTGCTTCATCGACCAGGACGAGAGCAAAGGTCCTGTTGACGGACAGACCGGCATCAAGGTAATAACCGAGAAAGACCTTATTGATAACAAGGAGCTTTATGGTGGTAAGACTGTCGTTATTTCTTACCCTGTTAAGCCCGTGGCCCATGAGGTCCGCAAGCGCCTTATAGATGAGATCGGAATTGACGAAAAGAATATCATTATGGGTATCTTTGACTGGCGCAATAACCAGGGCCAGTATTTCGATTATTTTGCACCGGGTGAAAACGAAGTCTTTGTAGACTGCGGCTGTTTTGACGGCGCCACATGTTTTAACTTTGCGGGCTGGTGCGGCTCTAAGGGCTTTGAGCACATCTATTCTTTCGAAGCCGATCCGAAAAATTACGAGAAGAGCAAGGAACTCTTAGCTCCCTTGGGAAAATGCGAGCTGTTCCCTTATGGCACTTCTGATGCAAATAAGAAGGTGTATTTTGCTTCTGACGCCTTTGAGACGAGCTGCATAATAAGCAGGGAAGAAGCAGAGAAGAAGAACTTCGAAGGCGTAACGGAGATCGAGACAGTTGCTCTGGATGACGTGCTCGCCGGCAAGAGAGTCACATTCATTAAGATGGACATCGAAGGCGCAGAGTACGAAGCTCTGATGGGCGCAAGAAAGCTCATTATGGAAAACCGCCCCAGAATGGCGATCTCCGTCTACCATAAGTTCGAAGATTTTGTCACATTGGCAGACCTGGTCCTCTCAATGCACCCTGACTACCAGATTGCATATAGACACTACGGATTTGATGATCTTGAGACAGTTATGTATGTAGAGTAAGAGCCATATCTCTTATTCTTTATCCTTTTCCTGTTCGCGCTTAGCTCTCTTTTCGCGGCGCTGCTCTCTGTTATTTGCTTCTGAAGCAAACAGCTCGACAACGGCATCAGTCAATGCTTCCGGCCAGACTGTATTGCTCTCGGGAAGTTCAGCCCATGGACAGAGCGTTTTGTAATCGTCATCTAAAACGACTGTATAGGGAGGACCGCAGCGGTCATCGATATCCATATAGAGCTTTCTGCCTTTATCGTGGATCAGACAGTATTTGTCGTCGTCTGACATCTCGTCAGACTTCAAAGATTCAAACACTTCTTCGTTGATCTCGAAAAGCTTTATAGCGCCCGGAACGCTCGTCCTGGCAGTATAAAGGTTACGCTCTTCGTCAAAATGTGCTTTCCAGCCGGAACCTTGAATTAATGTCATTATATTAACCTCTAATTCTTTCGTATAACTTAAAAAATTAAAATGGCGGGTGTCTTACCCGCCGATTGGTGGACCCGGGTCTTGTGACCAGCCCAAGAAGCATTATTACTTCTTTCTTAAATGAATAATACATTAGAGGAATAACACTTGTAAAGAATTATAGTGCCTGTTAAGCGGACAATAAAACCAGCCTACAAAAAACTATATCTTACTTCTTCCATTTTTCCATATATGATTTCTGATTCTTATCTTCTTCGAATTCTTCAGGTGATATGCGGACGAACCTTGCACCCACAGGGCTGTCTATATATTTCATGATCGCGGGATCTATACCGGCTATCGAATTGACCATGCACAGGTCGAGGTTCTTATAATCGTCGAGATAATCATTGTCCTCATCGCCTGCAAAGAACTGCCATCCGCTGTCCTGATCGTCGTTTGGTTCTTCACGCATCATGAAGCCTACTTTCCAGCCGTCTCTGGTGACCTTTTTCGAGACCACTGATAATTTGCCGAGTATATCTTTCCGGCGGATCGAAGGTTCATAGTATTCTCTGTTCTTCAAAAAGCCGTCAACCAGAGTTTCGTCAGGCTCTTCATCGCTGCCGATCAGATCTATTGAGGCATCCCATATTCTTTTATCGTCGGCATTGCACCTGAGGCACACTGCGAGCTTTAGAAGGGCAGTATCGGAGGCTTCAAGGAAAGCCTTTTCCTCCTTTAGCAGGTGTTTGCCATGATCGTCAAAAAGATACAGCATTATCCCACCATCCGTGTAAACGCTGGCTTTCACCGCGCCCAGGTTTTCTTTGTCATTGTAAAAGATCATGAATACGGGCAGATGCTCATTAACGAACCAATCAAATTCAGTTCCGTTTTTGCCGTTCATGTAATAGACTTTGCCGCCTTCTTCCAAGTCATCGAAAGAAAGATCCGGCATGTGTTCTTTTATGGCACCAATCATTATGGCCTGAATGTCTTTTAGTAGGGAATTCATATTAAATTTCTGTCAGTTATTGCCTATCTGAAGCAGTAAGTGCTGATGGGTACTGGCATCTCCTTTGTTTACATACTTGATGTCTTCTCCGCCGCCTAAGACAAGCGCGGGAACAAAGAAGAAAGCTTCGTTGTGCAAGAGAGCGCCGAGCTTTTCCGTTGCCTGGTCAAATAGACTCTTTCTCAAAACATCTTCCTGTATTTCAGGATCAAGAATATAGCTCTCGAAAAATTCCTCATATGAATAAGTGCATACTTCTATCTTCCTGTAATGGATATCGAGCAAAGACACGTCGTTTTCCGTGTCATCCAGTTTCCTGTAGTAGAAGATATCGCCGAAGGCAGAGACCATTATCGGGATCTTATGAAAATCCTGACCGCCGAGCCAGGAATAGAGACTGTGCATATAATCTCTCGGATCTACCACCTTGATGAGGCCGCCGCCGTAATCTCCGAAACCATACTCCTGCCAGAGATAAACGATCTCAGGCGGAAGCATCTGGTTGGCAAAGTTCAAAAGCTCGTCATCAGGTTTTGTAAGCTCCGTGCCGGGAGCATATGTCTTAACAAAATTATCGATCAGGTCTTTATTCATGTGTGTATTCCTTGCAGATCATTTTATAGCAGTTTAGTTATTCCTTACTTATTAATCTATCAGAATCCCAATTCGTCGTTTACGAGGATGACCTTGATCCTGCCTTCGTGTCTCGAAAAACGTGTGATGAGGATCTGGCAGCAGATCGTGTCAGGCGATTTGCAGTCGAAGCATTTGCCTGTTTTCGAGCACGGTGTATCAAGTCCGAAACGCTGGGCATTGATCGGTGCGGCAACGTTTCTTGCGCGCTTCATGGCAGCGTCAAGATCACTGCAAACTTTATTCATTCCGACAATAAAGATCACCTGCTTAGGTCCCTGGCAGATAGCGGAAACGCGGTTGGAATTACCATCGATGTTAACGAGGATTCCGTCGTCAGTCATTGCATTTGCACTCGAGAGGAAGAAGTCTGCATCGTAAGCTAAGAGCATCGCTTTTCTCTTGTCTTCGTAAGCATCACGGTCGATGAAATTGTAATTGCCGTTCTTGAGTGCTTCTGACAGGCCGATCTCATGAACGCTCATGCCGCCGCCCATAGTGACGGAACTGCCTTCAGGGATCAGTCCGAGCGCGATCTTCAGCGCTTCCTCCTTGCTTGCCGCATAGTAACCTTCCATGTTGCGTGACTTAAGTCCCTGAATGGTCTTCTGTGCCAGAAGTTCATTTCTCTTGGTGATGTTCTCGTTCATGATCATGTCCTGCCTTTCAAGCAAAAAACTCTGTAATAACCTTATAATCGTTGCAATTAGTGATAATTATAAACTTGTCTGAAGGGTCCTTATAAATAGCAAGAGGAGCCATCTCGATCATCCACTCCATTCCTAATTCTCCATGATAGATATAGTCATCTCCAAAAGAATAAGGGGGACCTTGATAGTTGTTATTCAAAAACCAATCGTAGAACCTGTCGCTTCTTACAATAAGGAAATCATATTTGTTATATGTTCCTTTTACACTCAGATCACTCTCGCTGCTTATTGTCTCAAGCTTGGATCCGGCATATGTCTTGAGATCAGCCTCACTGACGGTTATGCCTAAAGAGTTGAAATCATATCCTTTAGGTATCCTGTATTCGCTGACATCATAATCAGCATTTGTAACTTCTGAAACACGCCCCATAGAATACATTTCACCTTTTGCCATAGCACGGTTACCACTGCCTGCCATATATAATATTAAAAAGAAAACTGCCAGAAGGACCGCTCCGATACTGGGGAATACGATTCCCCAAATGCCGAATACTCCGCCAGTTTTGCCTTTTTTCTTTGCAGACACTAGTCCTATTATGGAAACGATGAATCCGATGAGCGGAAGCACAAGAAAGGCATAAAGCACCGTATAACCAAACATCAAGCATAATGGCAGTAATAACACCGGCGAGATCGAAAGAATGAATCCTGCCAGGCATAATCTACTTAATCCGTTCTTCTGTTCAGTCATAAAGTTATCCTCGTGTCTCCCTGATAATGGCGAAAATAACCGTCAGTATAAATAACACAATGCCTATGCCGGAGAGGATAAATCCGGCTATG includes:
- a CDS encoding type III secretion system (T3SS) SseB-like protein, with product MKQTEQEIFNTLHIKLPVSDFQNHDTPEKFIELFNNLMIRMSEGGLAPMPLMNFTVVTLDLSGQGAEDEYPDVCRSDLFVKVEDELGNKWFPLFSERAEISEDLRNSNVVKEVPIREIIYAGYFEKDVQGVVINPNSQCFSLHKEYLKLMVGQEDMYGEAWKDCLRMADDEEG
- a CDS encoding FkbM family methyltransferase codes for the protein MSNSEKGVLYGTDEAADKQKALRASGNMDAGFQEMADKVYAHLTDEISKKIFEARLKYAAEKDLGYITGLESKYRNLNSDMQVYVEKIQKGAHVMIYGAGVAGHYLFGRFKGFGVNVDCFIDQDESKGPVDGQTGIKVITEKDLIDNKELYGGKTVVISYPVKPVAHEVRKRLIDEIGIDEKNIIMGIFDWRNNQGQYFDYFAPGENEVFVDCGCFDGATCFNFAGWCGSKGFEHIYSFEADPKNYEKSKELLAPLGKCELFPYGTSDANKKVYFASDAFETSCIISREEAEKKNFEGVTEIETVALDDVLAGKRVTFIKMDIEGAEYEALMGARKLIMENRPRMAISVYHKFEDFVTLADLVLSMHPDYQIAYRHYGFDDLETVMYVE
- a CDS encoding calcineurin-like phosphoesterase family protein — its product is MKVLVIPDVHLKPEIFEKAMEIMKNSDCERAVVVGDIADDWGMERDVKLYEETLKKALEFAKRYPDTLWCYGNHDLAYIWDKFDHPGFSPYAQDTVCEYFNYLDDTVSLAIMHRIDNVIFSHAGLTKEFVDYYLAEYRDDVDALVDAVNGLDEGELWDDTSPIWARPQYNYVEGDMYPPEYLQVVGHTPVRRITDQGGLITVDTFSTDSLGHPIGTEDLCWVDTETKDWGII